A window of Micrococcus endophyticus contains these coding sequences:
- a CDS encoding Fur family transcriptional regulator, translated as MDTTTQTPDERTLLRAAGLRVTRPRVAVLTALDKSPHADAATVLAAVRRELPAVSHQAVYDSLHTLTHVGLVRSIQPAGSTARYEIRRDDNHHHLVCRDCGTVVDVPCHTGQAPCLEARTDHGFLIDEAEVYYWGLCPSCHGAPAASS; from the coding sequence ATGGACACCACGACGCAGACCCCGGACGAGCGCACGCTGCTGCGCGCCGCCGGCCTGCGCGTCACCCGGCCGCGGGTCGCGGTGCTCACCGCCCTGGACAAGAGCCCTCACGCGGACGCCGCCACCGTGCTCGCCGCCGTCCGCCGCGAGCTGCCCGCCGTCTCCCACCAGGCCGTGTACGACTCCCTGCACACCCTGACCCACGTGGGGCTCGTGCGCTCCATCCAGCCGGCCGGCTCCACGGCCCGCTACGAGATCCGCCGGGACGACAACCACCACCACCTCGTCTGCCGCGACTGCGGCACCGTGGTGGACGTGCCCTGCCACACCGGCCAGGCGCCCTGCCTCGAGGCCCGGACCGACCACGGCTTCCTCATCGACGAGGCCGAGGTCTACTACTGGGGCCTGTGCCCCTCCTGCCACGGGGCCCCCGCCGCCTCGTCATGA
- a CDS encoding acyl-CoA dehydrogenase family protein has protein sequence MAQPEPVRLAPPGRTAEPDAARSAERALLAAASACDGDVAPMLALLGAGRAPDTEASAPDAAPLELPLTGEGRTRQQWELLASVAAQDLSAARVLEPHLDALSILSQASVPAPAGLLGVYASESGGRTPRLTPAPHDDDAGSASDGRPDAGPDAWLLDGEKPWCSLADECAAAVITGREADGTRHAVLVDLDHPGVAETSSAWPALGLAPIRTVGLGFDAVPGTAVGGPEWYLRRPGFAWGGIGVAAVWFGGAVGIARTLRDATRSRAAAEAEGRGPGPDQVAQAALGRVDRLLHAMAALLARAAEDVDAGRLDHGRGMVEADRIRGTVAQLCTEVVDVVGQATGPGPLTGSAAHARAVADLQVYLRQHHAHRDDARLGRALLDGDADGGWTW, from the coding sequence ATGGCCCAGCCCGAGCCCGTCCGCCTCGCACCCCCGGGGCGCACCGCGGAGCCCGACGCCGCCCGTTCCGCCGAGCGCGCCCTGCTCGCCGCGGCGTCGGCCTGCGACGGCGACGTCGCCCCGATGCTGGCCCTGCTCGGTGCGGGACGCGCCCCGGACACCGAGGCCTCGGCCCCCGACGCCGCCCCGCTCGAGCTGCCCCTCACCGGCGAGGGCCGCACGCGGCAGCAGTGGGAGCTGCTCGCCTCGGTGGCGGCCCAGGACCTCTCCGCCGCGCGCGTGCTCGAGCCGCACCTGGACGCGCTCTCGATCCTCTCCCAGGCGTCCGTGCCCGCCCCGGCCGGGCTGCTGGGCGTCTACGCCTCGGAGTCCGGCGGGCGCACGCCCCGCCTCACCCCGGCACCCCACGACGACGACGCCGGCTCAGCCTCGGACGGCCGGCCCGACGCCGGCCCGGACGCCTGGCTGCTCGACGGCGAGAAGCCGTGGTGCTCGCTCGCGGACGAGTGCGCGGCCGCGGTGATCACGGGGCGCGAGGCCGACGGGACCCGCCACGCCGTCCTCGTGGACCTGGACCACCCGGGCGTCGCGGAGACCTCCTCCGCGTGGCCGGCCCTCGGCCTGGCCCCGATCCGCACGGTGGGCTTGGGCTTCGACGCCGTGCCCGGCACGGCCGTGGGAGGGCCCGAGTGGTACCTGCGCCGCCCCGGCTTCGCGTGGGGCGGCATCGGCGTGGCCGCGGTGTGGTTCGGCGGCGCCGTGGGCATCGCCCGCACCCTGCGGGACGCCACCCGCTCCCGCGCGGCCGCCGAGGCCGAGGGCCGCGGCCCGGGCCCGGACCAGGTGGCCCAGGCCGCGCTCGGCCGGGTGGACCGGCTGCTGCACGCGATGGCCGCCCTGCTGGCCCGCGCCGCCGAGGACGTGGACGCCGGCCGCCTGGACCACGGGCGCGGCATGGTGGAGGCCGACCGCATCCGCGGCACCGTGGCGCAGCTGTGCACCGAGGTGGTGGACGTCGTCGGGCAGGCCACCGGCCCCGGCCCCCTCACGGGCAGCGCGGCGCACGCGCGCGCCGTCGCCGACCTGCAGGTCTACCTGCGCCAGCACCACGCCCACCGCGACGACGCCCGGCTCGGCCGCGCGCTGCTCGACGGCGACGCCGACGGCGGCTGGACGTGGTGA